In Corynebacterium matruchotii, a single genomic region encodes these proteins:
- a CDS encoding ArsR/SmtB family transcription factor has translation MTKRYFSESAPDISIISKVLADQSRAAMCAALMNGNAWTVGELGRYVHLSRSTATEHVDKLVEAGIVHDVRQGRHRYVKLANSRTAEFIEALGALSPTPLPTPQSLHASRANSAVVQARTCYSHLAGVLGVRLCECFIDHDFITAHWQLTVQAAEFYRTWGVEHAERLSLKPCLDCTERQFHMGGALGVRICKQFFRHKWITRVKDSRAVKLTPSGKNMLTDLGVSLS, from the coding sequence ATGACTAAGCGGTATTTTTCGGAATCAGCACCTGATATTTCCATCATTAGCAAGGTATTGGCTGACCAATCTCGTGCAGCTATGTGTGCTGCGCTCATGAATGGTAATGCTTGGACGGTTGGTGAGCTAGGCCGCTATGTGCATTTATCACGGTCAACCGCAACGGAGCACGTCGACAAGCTTGTGGAGGCTGGGATCGTTCACGATGTTAGGCAGGGAAGGCATCGCTACGTCAAGTTAGCTAATAGTCGCACTGCGGAATTCATCGAGGCGTTGGGGGCGCTTTCGCCAACGCCATTACCAACGCCGCAAAGCCTTCATGCGAGCCGGGCGAATAGTGCGGTGGTCCAGGCTCGCACGTGCTATAGCCATCTTGCTGGCGTGCTTGGGGTGCGCCTCTGCGAATGCTTTATTGACCATGATTTTATCACCGCTCATTGGCAGTTGACGGTGCAGGCGGCTGAGTTTTATAGGACATGGGGAGTGGAACATGCGGAACGGCTTTCTCTCAAGCCTTGTCTTGACTGCACTGAACGCCAATTTCATATGGGTGGGGCGCTCGGCGTGCGTATTTGCAAGCAGTTCTTCCGCCATAAATGGATTACCAGGGTGAAGGATAGTCGTGCCGTAAAATTAACCCCCAGCGGCAAGAACATGCTCACTGACCTTGGTGTGTCTTTGTCTTAA
- a CDS encoding sensor histidine kinase, with translation MIRGVTLLIAIMSTLMLVASPSLLFGVEWGLIIIMAVAGWLWQKHPLTMGIIMIGCLGIMQILFLWRLPNNMGISPAFLLAPMILYQWARDKRLEPRWPQGLALLLAAASLVSPLMWRVHQYDFGYGLIRIHGIDLVVTMVAHWAIIGAIFLWGRSNRTTEITREREAVREARLLERNRIAAEVHDALAHTLTLIRMQASAGLYAPEQAPDILRSIQEISGAGITEVRAIVAALRSDDIPDTMDMSDVIRRFHDSGLDITARTDPLTDLPIRLRLAIHRIVTETLVNVVKHQENPQVTVDIAVGECVTITVVSHGPKKPDSSGTGVGLPSLDERAQAVGGTFEFAFDGHTATTIAQLPRETP, from the coding sequence ATGATTCGTGGCGTAACACTACTCATAGCCATCATGTCCACCCTCATGTTGGTCGCCAGCCCATCGCTTCTGTTCGGCGTGGAATGGGGGTTGATTATCATCATGGCTGTGGCCGGCTGGTTGTGGCAGAAACACCCCCTGACCATGGGCATCATTATGATCGGCTGCCTGGGAATCATGCAGATTCTCTTCCTGTGGCGACTCCCGAACAACATGGGGATCTCCCCGGCATTCCTGCTCGCACCCATGATCCTCTACCAGTGGGCGCGGGACAAACGTCTGGAACCACGATGGCCCCAAGGGCTCGCTCTGCTTCTCGCGGCGGCATCACTCGTCTCGCCCTTGATGTGGCGGGTCCACCAGTACGATTTCGGCTACGGCCTCATCCGAATCCACGGCATTGACCTTGTGGTCACAATGGTGGCGCACTGGGCAATCATCGGCGCAATATTCCTGTGGGGCAGGTCGAACCGCACAACAGAAATCACCCGGGAACGCGAGGCGGTGCGTGAAGCCCGGCTGCTGGAACGCAACCGCATTGCCGCGGAGGTTCACGATGCCCTGGCGCACACCCTCACCCTGATTCGCATGCAGGCATCTGCCGGCCTGTACGCCCCGGAACAGGCACCGGACATATTACGCAGCATCCAAGAAATATCCGGGGCCGGCATCACCGAAGTGCGGGCCATCGTGGCAGCACTCCGCAGCGACGACATCCCCGACACCATGGACATGAGCGATGTGATCCGCCGATTCCACGACAGCGGCCTCGACATCACCGCCCGAACCGACCCGCTCACGGACCTGCCGATCCGCCTGCGGCTGGCCATCCACCGGATCGTGACCGAAACCCTGGTGAACGTCGTCAAGCATCAAGAAAACCCGCAGGTAACCGTGGACATTGCGGTGGGGGAGTGCGTGACGATTACTGTGGTTTCCCATGGACCCAAAAAACCGGACAGCAGCGGCACCGGCGTGGGGTTGCCCAGCCTCGACGAGCGGGCGCAGGCGGTCGGTGGCACATTCGAATTCGCCTTCGACGGGCACACCGCCACAACAATTGCGCAACTCCCCCGGGAAACACCATGA
- a CDS encoding DUF418 domain-containing protein, whose product MTTHRILTPDVARGIMLLAIAVANSVTVWATNIDNPMVGTHIGIVMNDSLWDKIAIMIGAMFIHVRGLPMFATLLGYGMGMILVREYHRKNPYKRILARRYAALAAMGLIHLVFLFFGDIMFMYGILALHVTMIANRSDRLLLTVAGVLWIAGGGVTAALTLLGWTGTSAYGLGYVEDQLVMGETFLMTFPVQYVSSATTIMPAILVGFVAGRRGMLETPEPYLRIMRWWAIIAVAVCFIVGIPLGLASMGVIGGELVWSAINRVAGLVTGPGLVVLLFYLSRWLQQHHKQHVLPVRMLVALGRMSMTGYVLQSVLFTALVLPWGLGLGSGSGAAVAMLMGVAVWFLTLIIVYAWSLTGRRGPLETIHRRLGYSRPTTALRRYNGRS is encoded by the coding sequence ATGACGACTCATCGAATCCTGACGCCGGATGTGGCGCGGGGCATCATGCTGCTGGCCATTGCGGTCGCCAACTCCGTGACCGTGTGGGCAACCAACATTGACAACCCCATGGTGGGCACCCACATTGGCATAGTGATGAACGATTCCCTCTGGGACAAAATCGCCATCATGATCGGCGCCATGTTCATCCACGTTCGGGGCCTGCCCATGTTCGCCACCCTCTTGGGTTATGGCATGGGCATGATCCTGGTGCGGGAATACCACAGAAAGAACCCCTACAAGCGGATCCTGGCCCGGCGCTACGCGGCACTGGCCGCCATGGGGCTGATCCACCTCGTGTTTCTGTTCTTCGGGGACATCATGTTCATGTACGGCATTCTCGCCCTGCACGTCACCATGATCGCCAACCGCAGCGATCGGCTCCTCCTGACCGTGGCCGGCGTGCTATGGATTGCCGGCGGTGGGGTCACGGCGGCCCTCACCCTGCTGGGGTGGACCGGCACGAGCGCCTACGGCCTGGGCTATGTTGAAGACCAATTGGTCATGGGTGAAACATTCCTCATGACGTTCCCCGTCCAATATGTATCGTCCGCCACCACAATCATGCCCGCCATCCTGGTGGGTTTCGTCGCCGGCCGCCGCGGCATGCTGGAAACCCCCGAACCGTACCTGCGGATCATGCGCTGGTGGGCGATCATCGCCGTGGCCGTGTGCTTCATCGTTGGCATCCCCCTGGGGTTGGCCAGCATGGGGGTCATCGGGGGTGAACTCGTCTGGTCTGCAATCAATCGGGTTGCTGGACTTGTGACCGGTCCAGGTTTGGTGGTGTTACTGTTCTACCTGTCGCGGTGGTTGCAGCAGCACCATAAGCAACACGTATTGCCGGTGCGCATGTTGGTTGCGCTGGGCCGCATGTCCATGACCGGCTATGTTCTGCAATCCGTGCTGTTTACCGCACTGGTACTGCCGTGGGGGCTGGGTTTGGGGTCCGGTAGCGGTGCCGCAGTCGCAATGCTGATGGGGGTTGCGGTGTGGTTTCTGACCCTCATTATCGTTTACGCCTGGTCCCTGACGGGTCGGCGAGGCCCCCTCGAAACCATACATCGACGCTTAGGCTATAGCCGCCCAACGACCGCTTTACGACGGTATAATGGGAGGTCATGA
- a CDS encoding putative immunity protein — MDIYAYQRPLGRIADDEKLRNRFIELYDAKTHQQIVQFCRDYARHLHNVAGFPYPYHEDIADADAGMRRWLAGEANYHEARNCSFRIGRLAKETTDPVTVRFLRTMAQITASPHVKYHGLWATDFAVTFINTQKPGDMAAVRAEREHQITLLSAL; from the coding sequence ATGGATATTTATGCCTACCAACGGCCATTGGGGCGCATTGCCGACGATGAGAAACTGCGGAACCGGTTCATTGAACTATATGATGCGAAAACCCACCAGCAGATCGTCCAGTTTTGCCGCGATTATGCCCGTCACCTCCATAATGTTGCGGGTTTTCCCTACCCCTACCATGAGGATATTGCGGACGCCGATGCTGGCATGCGGCGGTGGTTGGCTGGCGAGGCAAACTACCATGAGGCCCGCAACTGTAGCTTCCGCATCGGTCGGCTCGCTAAGGAAACAACCGATCCGGTGACGGTGCGGTTTCTGCGTACCATGGCTCAAATAACGGCCAGCCCACACGTGAAATACCATGGATTGTGGGCAACAGATTTCGCGGTGACTTTTATCAATACCCAAAAACCGGGGGACATGGCGGCGGTTCGTGCCGAGCGGGAACACCAAATCACCCTGCTGTCAGCACTATAA
- a CDS encoding MinD/ParA family ATP-binding protein: MNDQPGNNANMPAWLSVARQNNTTPAQQQDPVSLQPQQPQPQPQSQQQPKPNPQPETPQQSPQQQQQSQSEQSQPTWRQQQPQPQPEPAAEPEPLPKPVPEPKDPPTTQPQQQSRQQRQQQSESRGSRHSTPYGNDTPYMYEQAPLPPGPFPPSELPPAPSSRTAGSQQVTQPQQPPQPPTGPPTQQQPAVTPTSPPPEPPPSSIVGKHSSPGQYDLTPPNALNQSVIVNPVKRAPKGGWRKFVHGMTGGYINPGDSARNARADELLQRIQTPLRGDYRIAVMSLKGGVGKTTTTVTLGGVFASLRGDRVIAIDANPDLGTLAQRVAAPGPSTIRDLLAATDTSRYPQVRSYTTQAKSRLEVIGSERDPAFSESFSEMDYRRAIDILQHHYNVILTDCGTGLMHSAMAGVLDLANTLILVSSPALDGAQSASATLDWLNLHGYEQLAANSVVVISGAHPGQATIDMDQLISHFRSRTRAVQVIPFDRHLSEGAVVDLDLISKNTMRAYKELAAIVAEDFDRWHRHSSGEQ, translated from the coding sequence ATGAACGACCAACCCGGAAACAATGCCAATATGCCCGCCTGGTTAAGCGTTGCCCGCCAGAATAACACCACACCCGCACAACAGCAGGACCCTGTATCTCTCCAACCGCAACAACCCCAACCACAGCCCCAGTCGCAACAGCAGCCAAAGCCGAACCCGCAGCCGGAAACCCCACAACAGTCCCCGCAACAACAGCAACAATCCCAGTCGGAACAGTCACAGCCCACATGGCGGCAGCAACAACCACAACCGCAGCCGGAACCTGCGGCCGAGCCGGAACCCCTACCCAAACCGGTGCCGGAGCCGAAAGACCCACCAACCACACAACCACAACAACAGTCGCGGCAGCAGCGGCAGCAACAGTCGGAATCCCGTGGTTCCCGCCACAGCACCCCCTACGGGAATGACACACCATACATGTATGAGCAGGCACCCCTGCCACCAGGCCCATTCCCACCCTCCGAACTCCCGCCGGCCCCATCATCGCGCACTGCCGGGTCGCAGCAGGTTACGCAGCCACAACAACCACCCCAACCCCCAACCGGGCCACCCACCCAACAACAACCAGCCGTCACCCCTACCAGCCCGCCACCAGAACCCCCACCCAGTTCGATAGTGGGCAAGCATTCCAGCCCCGGCCAATACGACCTCACCCCGCCGAACGCGCTCAACCAGTCGGTCATCGTCAACCCGGTGAAGCGCGCCCCCAAGGGCGGCTGGCGGAAATTCGTCCACGGCATGACCGGCGGCTACATCAACCCGGGAGACTCCGCCCGCAACGCCAGGGCGGATGAACTATTACAACGAATCCAAACACCCTTACGAGGCGACTACCGCATTGCCGTCATGTCCCTCAAGGGCGGTGTGGGAAAAACCACCACCACGGTCACCCTGGGTGGTGTGTTCGCTAGCCTGCGCGGTGACCGGGTCATCGCCATCGACGCCAACCCCGACCTTGGGACATTAGCGCAGCGTGTGGCCGCGCCGGGCCCGTCTACCATTCGGGATTTGTTGGCGGCCACGGATACGTCACGGTATCCGCAGGTGCGGTCGTATACCACGCAGGCGAAGTCTCGCCTGGAGGTGATTGGTTCGGAACGCGACCCGGCGTTTTCCGAAAGTTTTAGCGAAATGGATTATCGGCGGGCCATTGATATTTTGCAGCATCACTATAATGTGATTCTCACGGATTGCGGCACCGGGTTGATGCATTCGGCCATGGCCGGGGTGTTGGATTTGGCGAACACGTTGATTCTGGTCAGCTCCCCCGCGCTTGATGGTGCGCAATCGGCTTCGGCGACGTTGGATTGGTTGAATCTGCACGGCTATGAGCAGTTGGCGGCGAATTCCGTGGTGGTGATTTCCGGCGCACACCCGGGGCAGGCCACGATCGACATGGACCAGCTCATTAGCCATTTCCGGTCGCGGACCCGGGCGGTGCAGGTGATACCGTTCGACCGGCATTTGTCCGAGGGGGCGGTTGTGGATTTGGATCTTATTTCGAAAAACACCATGCGGGCCTATAAGGAGCTTGCGGCTATTGTGGCGGAGGATTTCGACCGGTGGCATCGACACTCGTCAGGCGAGCAGTGA
- a CDS encoding SMI1/KNR4 family protein, whose amino-acid sequence MSQPMLLAQVEQVEAQLGQPLPADYRAFLLDDANEDAGEWGFFIAPEDFLYCELDWTKDFPFSLEHPVDDSPLREFYKRAVHAEKVEHDSNKYNALYDESFDYMVENFLKPMERGIVYVADNGCCMYSFLVLRGEAAGQVWWCEVDAFSVTIEPHFRPFTNEPLSFTEWQFFDKYRYRLTAARENLRNLWEYSWTYPLESKEGRSAIMAMLIEEKLTGMTKEEIEKVTCVDDIPESAMFLDQFSDEWHPVRNGIVFPASTM is encoded by the coding sequence ATGAGCCAGCCAATGCTTCTTGCCCAAGTCGAACAAGTCGAAGCCCAATTGGGCCAACCACTTCCCGCCGATTACCGGGCATTTCTCCTGGATGACGCCAATGAAGACGCCGGCGAGTGGGGATTCTTCATTGCCCCAGAGGACTTTCTCTATTGCGAGCTTGATTGGACGAAGGATTTTCCGTTCAGCCTGGAACATCCGGTAGATGACTCCCCTCTTAGGGAATTCTACAAGCGTGCAGTTCATGCCGAGAAAGTGGAACACGACAGTAATAAATATAATGCGCTCTACGATGAATCCTTTGATTACATGGTAGAGAACTTCCTCAAGCCCATGGAACGCGGAATCGTCTACGTCGCCGATAATGGGTGCTGTATGTATTCATTCCTGGTGTTACGGGGCGAGGCCGCAGGCCAGGTGTGGTGGTGCGAGGTGGATGCCTTTTCTGTCACCATCGAACCACACTTCCGCCCATTCACTAATGAGCCATTATCGTTTACGGAATGGCAGTTCTTTGATAAGTATCGTTATCGGCTCACAGCAGCACGCGAAAATCTACGAAATTTGTGGGAGTACTCCTGGACTTATCCCCTGGAGAGCAAAGAAGGGCGAAGTGCCATAATGGCCATGCTTATTGAGGAGAAATTAACCGGCATGACCAAGGAAGAAATCGAAAAAGTCACATGTGTTGATGATATTCCCGAAAGCGCCATGTTCCTCGACCAATTCTCGGATGAATGGCACCCAGTTCGAAACGGCATTGTATTCCCAGCAAGCACCATGTAG
- a CDS encoding alpha/beta hydrolase — MFSQRITMMRQQFFILLASMVVVLSGTIAYFAYHNLTYDRARTRQIRHAGFVEKQAVLPDKSVINYGEGPNNGIPLLLIHGQQVSWQDYSQVLTELSSRYHVFAVDCYGHGGSSKDPKKYTARANSDDIVWFINNVVKDPVVVSGHSSGGLIATLVAATAPDMVRGLVIEDAPFFSTEPDRAPKTFAGHGFKDMHDFLASGEPNFTRYSLEHTYLAHLFGEKNFDNLVRKPALKRLDRRPHEIPRVWYYPPGWKINEIYDLTANMQDGTGSYDLRFGDTFYDYSWFTDFDQVETLRAVTCPSVLLHVGPDAKIGSYYDDNGVLLSAMDDKDSQRVYSLLPEQHRMLIDNVDSGHDIHAEKPDIFIYAVDVLAEKWG; from the coding sequence ATGTTTTCCCAACGGATCACCATGATGCGACAGCAATTCTTTATATTATTGGCATCAATGGTGGTGGTTTTGTCCGGCACTATCGCCTATTTCGCCTACCATAACCTCACCTATGATCGGGCCCGGACGCGGCAGATCCGCCACGCGGGGTTCGTCGAAAAGCAAGCGGTACTGCCCGATAAGTCGGTGATAAATTATGGCGAGGGGCCCAACAACGGCATTCCGCTGCTGCTCATCCACGGTCAGCAGGTGTCATGGCAGGATTACTCGCAGGTGCTCACCGAACTATCCAGCCGCTACCATGTGTTTGCGGTGGATTGCTATGGGCACGGCGGTTCCAGCAAAGACCCGAAAAAATACACCGCGCGGGCAAACAGCGACGATATCGTGTGGTTTATCAATAATGTGGTGAAAGACCCAGTTGTGGTTTCCGGCCATTCATCCGGCGGGCTCATTGCGACGCTCGTGGCGGCCACCGCACCCGACATGGTCCGCGGCCTGGTCATCGAGGACGCGCCATTCTTTTCGACGGAACCCGACCGGGCGCCCAAAACCTTCGCCGGCCACGGCTTCAAAGACATGCACGACTTCCTCGCCAGCGGCGAACCAAACTTCACCCGCTATTCACTGGAACACACCTACCTCGCCCACCTGTTCGGGGAGAAAAACTTTGACAACCTAGTCAGAAAGCCCGCCCTGAAACGCCTGGACAGGCGGCCGCATGAAATACCGCGGGTTTGGTATTACCCGCCCGGGTGGAAAATCAACGAAATCTACGACCTCACCGCCAACATGCAGGACGGCACCGGCAGCTACGATCTGCGCTTCGGGGACACCTTCTACGATTACTCCTGGTTTACGGACTTCGACCAGGTAGAAACCCTGCGCGCGGTCACCTGCCCCTCCGTGCTGCTGCACGTGGGCCCCGACGCCAAGATTGGCAGCTACTACGACGACAATGGGGTGCTGCTTTCTGCCATGGATGACAAGGATTCCCAGCGCGTGTACTCGCTCCTGCCGGAACAACACCGCATGCTTATCGACAACGTGGACAGCGGGCACGATATTCACGCCGAAAAACCAGACATTTTCATCTACGCCGTGGACGTTTTAGCAGAAAAATGGGGGTAG
- a CDS encoding DUF418 domain-containing protein has translation MTNNRILTPDLARGSALLGIAVANAVTVWTTNINHPMPGHIGIIAHDSLWDKIAIMIGAIFVHVRGLPMFATLLGYGVGMILVREQRNGSRYKRVLTRRYATLALIGVLHMIFLFYGDIMLTYALMALTIVPLAKYKDKTLIIVTCVLYLASTAFFIHSILSPTGEDRANPYGHGYFVDQLGPGTFLVQATPIMYLLDIITVLPMVLVGFIAGRRGMLENPEPYRRLMRWCAGLAVVVSFGLGIPLGLASIGVIGGEPAWFTLNQLVGQLVGLGMIAWVFYIAQWLQRRGWVHTLPVRMLVALGRMSMTGYVLQSVLFIALVVPWGFLGLGSGSGAAAAMSVGAGVWLLTLIFAYTWSRTVSKRGPLETLHRRIGYSKTSRAAILPAAEQNPPTEGTQFLTGATS, from the coding sequence ATGACGAATAACCGAATTCTCACCCCAGACCTGGCGCGCGGTTCGGCGCTGCTGGGCATCGCGGTTGCTAATGCGGTGACCGTGTGGACAACAAATATCAACCATCCCATGCCAGGTCACATTGGAATCATTGCTCATGATTCACTGTGGGACAAAATCGCCATCATGATCGGCGCAATTTTCGTTCACGTCCGTGGCCTGCCCATGTTCGCCACCCTCCTGGGCTACGGCGTTGGCATGATCTTGGTGCGGGAACAACGCAACGGAAGCCGGTACAAGCGAGTCCTCACCCGTAGGTACGCCACATTGGCGCTCATCGGCGTGCTCCACATGATTTTCTTGTTTTACGGCGACATCATGCTCACCTACGCGCTCATGGCGCTCACGATCGTGCCGCTGGCCAAATACAAAGATAAAACTCTCATCATCGTAACGTGCGTGCTCTACCTCGCCAGCACCGCGTTTTTCATTCACTCCATCTTGTCGCCCACGGGAGAAGACCGGGCCAACCCGTACGGGCACGGCTACTTCGTGGACCAGCTGGGCCCCGGCACCTTCCTGGTGCAGGCAACCCCCATCATGTATCTCCTCGATATCATCACCGTCCTGCCCATGGTCCTGGTCGGATTTATCGCCGGCCGCCGTGGCATGCTGGAAAACCCCGAACCGTACCGGCGGCTCATGCGCTGGTGCGCGGGGCTGGCCGTGGTGGTCAGCTTCGGCCTGGGCATTCCCCTCGGGCTGGCCAGCATCGGCGTGATCGGTGGTGAACCCGCCTGGTTTACCCTCAACCAACTGGTTGGTCAGCTCGTGGGTTTGGGCATGATTGCCTGGGTATTTTATATCGCACAATGGTTACAGCGCCGGGGTTGGGTCCACACCCTGCCGGTGCGTATGTTGGTTGCGTTGGGCCGCATGTCCATGACCGGATATGTGCTGCAATCCGTGCTGTTCATTGCCCTGGTGGTGCCCTGGGGATTCCTCGGCCTGGGCTCCGGCAGCGGCGCCGCGGCCGCAATGTCCGTCGGGGCCGGCGTGTGGCTGCTCACCCTGATCTTCGCCTACACGTGGTCCCGCACCGTCAGCAAGCGCGGGCCCCTGGAAACCCTGCACCGGCGCATCGGGTACAGCAAAACATCCCGGGCGGCGATCCTCCCCGCGGCGGAGCAAAATCCTCCCACGGAAGGTACCCAATTCCTTACCGGTGCGACATCATAA
- a CDS encoding SMI1/KNR4 family protein — MNQSELTARVAEAEAQLGQPLPADYRAFLLDDTNENKFTGDYLLLDSMICEFFLDPGAYTREDPDWTQDFPFTPENPLIADVPESFYTRLDNATTAAEYDAITEEQIDYLQKNFDEPALRGMAFLSDDGCNIYTAIILRGPARGQIWRHEITMDNADVRPYWHPFTKELLTFNDWRYFEQHRYLLTIDGRDDAQTYSIMNDWYGFWAMKRMIADGTLTGLAAEDVDKLRQPTDIPPNAVFLDPRRNEWYPVRDATVFRVSYAA; from the coding sequence ATGAACCAATCAGAACTCACCGCTCGGGTTGCAGAAGCCGAAGCACAACTGGGCCAACCACTCCCCGCCGACTATCGCGCGTTTCTCCTGGATGACACCAACGAGAACAAATTCACGGGTGATTACCTGCTGCTCGACAGCATGATCTGCGAATTTTTCCTCGACCCCGGCGCGTACACTCGTGAAGATCCCGATTGGACCCAGGATTTTCCATTCACCCCAGAGAACCCGCTGATCGCGGACGTGCCCGAATCGTTCTATACACGGCTGGATAATGCCACCACGGCTGCGGAATATGATGCGATCACCGAGGAACAGATCGACTATCTGCAAAAGAATTTCGATGAGCCGGCATTGCGGGGAATGGCGTTTCTCTCTGACGATGGTTGCAATATTTACACCGCCATTATTTTGCGTGGACCTGCCAGGGGCCAAATATGGCGGCATGAAATCACCATGGATAATGCTGATGTACGGCCCTATTGGCATCCCTTCACCAAGGAGCTGCTCACGTTCAATGATTGGCGGTATTTTGAACAGCACCGTTATCTGTTGACCATTGACGGGCGAGACGATGCCCAAACGTATTCGATCATGAACGACTGGTATGGGTTTTGGGCGATGAAGCGCATGATCGCAGACGGCACGTTGACTGGTCTCGCGGCGGAAGACGTCGACAAGCTTCGGCAGCCCACGGACATTCCGCCGAATGCCGTGTTCCTCGACCCGCGCCGAAATGAATGGTATCCGGTGCGGGATGCCACGGTGTTTCGGGTGAGTTATGCGGCTTGA
- a CDS encoding response regulator — MTVKILIADDQVLLSRALATILGSQPDLEVVATVHDGQAAVDTVAHTPVDLILMDVRMPKLDGVAALKKIRAKPNPPKIVMLTTFNVPDTVKAALTAGANGFLLKDADPETLIESVRTVAAGQTVLAADVVGHILPGALTVAADTLPSHVQQGLSLLTPREMEVLHAIGEGKTNAEIAAELVISATTVKTHVSNLLAKVHARDRVALAIIARKVGL, encoded by the coding sequence ATGACCGTTAAAATCCTCATTGCAGACGATCAAGTTCTCCTCAGCCGCGCCTTAGCGACGATCCTAGGGTCCCAACCCGACCTGGAGGTCGTTGCCACCGTCCACGACGGCCAAGCCGCAGTCGACACCGTAGCCCACACCCCCGTCGACCTCATACTCATGGATGTGCGCATGCCAAAACTTGACGGTGTGGCCGCCCTGAAGAAAATCCGGGCCAAACCCAACCCGCCCAAAATAGTCATGCTCACCACCTTCAACGTGCCCGACACCGTGAAAGCGGCCCTCACCGCCGGGGCGAACGGGTTCCTCCTCAAAGACGCCGACCCGGAAACCCTCATCGAATCGGTACGAACCGTCGCCGCCGGTCAAACCGTGCTCGCCGCCGACGTCGTGGGCCACATTCTTCCCGGCGCGCTCACGGTCGCCGCAGACACCCTGCCCAGCCACGTCCAGCAGGGATTATCGCTGCTCACCCCCAGGGAAATGGAGGTGCTGCACGCCATTGGGGAGGGCAAAACAAACGCGGAAATCGCCGCGGAACTGGTGATTTCCGCAACCACGGTAAAAACCCACGTGAGTAACCTGCTGGCCAAGGTCCATGCCCGGGATCGGGTGGCGCTGGCGATTATTGCCCGGAAAGTGGGGCTTTAA
- a CDS encoding DUF1877 family protein, with amino-acid sequence MFVLNYLAVPATEFDRLAADDDQVDAVHELLESAEYPTTDIDKAWGPLSMVVGESPIMGAIAGTQEWDEEVTANPPTLVAEQAAALAAADGAQLAAAANELDSDTPPEYVADAVAELTRFYQAAANRGDAIIIVVN; translated from the coding sequence ATGTTTGTGCTCAATTATCTTGCCGTCCCCGCCACCGAATTCGACCGGTTAGCCGCGGACGATGACCAGGTTGATGCCGTGCATGAGCTGCTGGAATCAGCGGAATACCCCACCACTGATATCGACAAGGCGTGGGGTCCGCTCAGCATGGTGGTGGGGGAATCCCCAATAATGGGCGCAATAGCCGGAACCCAAGAATGGGATGAAGAAGTCACCGCCAACCCGCCGACCCTGGTGGCGGAGCAGGCCGCGGCATTGGCCGCCGCGGACGGGGCCCAGCTGGCCGCCGCAGCCAACGAGCTCGATTCTGACACCCCACCCGAATACGTGGCTGATGCGGTGGCGGAGCTCACCCGGTTCTACCAGGCCGCCGCCAACCGGGGTGACGCCATTATCATTGTCGTCAACTAG